A window of Pullulanibacillus sp. KACC 23026 genomic DNA:
TTCGTTTTATAACGTGGTCGGGCTTAGGGTGCCGAAAAATGAATCACTCATTCAACCGCCGTCACATTGTCCGCAGTGTGGACGGCGGTTAGCCTATAGAGACCTCGTCCCGGTCTTCTCGTGGTTGTTCTTGAGGGGACGCTGCCGGACTTGCCAGAAGAAAATTCCAGTTTTCTATCCTATTATGGAATTGATCACTGGTCTTCTTTTTGTCTTAATGCTTGATCGATTCGGTTTTTCGGGTGAGTTGCTCGTTGCCCTAGCCCTTGTCTCTATGCTTGTAATTATTACGATTTCTGATATCCACTATATGATGATTCCGGACAAGGTTTTACTTGTCTTTTCGATTGTTTTCATTGGGCTTCGCCTCGCTCATCCCCTCACCCCGTGGTGGGACAGCTTGCTCGGCGCAGCAGTCGGCTTATTCCTTCTGCTGCTTATTGCGATCGTCAGCCGTGGCGGCATGGGCGGCGGCGATATTAAGCTATACGCGGTTTTAGGATGGGTGTTAGGAACCAAGCTCGTTATCCTGTCTTTAATTTTTGCTTCCTTCTATGGCACCCTCTTTGGTTGTATCGGACTCCTCAGTGGAACACTAAAGCGAGGCAAACCCATCGCCTTTGGTCTCTTTATAGCCCTTGGCACTTTAACCGCTTATCTCTATGGAAACAGTCTCATCCAAGCTTACATGAATTGGATTTACCAGTAATGGAGGTAATTCAGTGGCCTTTACAATGTTTCAATCAAATGCACACTATAGTCTCATCATCAAGGACCATGTTATTCGGTTCGTTGAATTAAGAAAGCCCGTACCTAATGGGGTTCGCCACTTTTTGGAGCAGCCGATCCCTCAAGGTGTTATTGAAAATGGACATATTATGAGGAAGAAAGAATTAGAAACCCTTTTAAAAAACTGTATTAAAGATTGGCATTTGCGAGGCAAAAAAATCTTTATTACGGTACCTAACTCGGTTTCCGTTGTTCGAAAGCTCGATCTTCCCGGACATTTAACAATAAATGAAATTCGTCCTTATCTTTTTATGGAGATCGGTCAAAGCATCCACCTTCCTTTTGACAATCCGGTCTTTGACACTCATCTGATCGAGAACAGTCAAGACATTACCCAACTGCTTCTTTTTGCGGCGCCTGAAAATGTTGTCAGAAGTTATGTGGATCTATTAGAGGACTGCGGGACAAAGCCCGTTGCGGCAGAAATCTCACCTTTATCTTTGCACCGGCTCTATAAAAAGCTTGATCTAAGCACCGAACAAAATACGATGTTCCTGCAATTTGATGAGGATGGAACGAACGTCAGTATTTTCAATAGGGACTTGCTCCTCTTTATTCGTCAAGTTGCTAACGACTATAATGAGGACTTGTTGCTTGAAACAGAAGAACGTTTCACCTTAATTTTTTCTGAAATTGATCGCATCATGAATTTCTATGAATTTACGATCAATAACGGCCTTGCCGGTGTCCAAAAAATCGTGCTGACAGGCGATCATCCGGATATCCAATCTTTCTTCACCAGCTTGGAAAGAACCGTTCATATTCCTGTGTATCCTTTATTCAATGAGAAGATCAGCAGCCTGACGAACCAGCTTCTTCCAAGCGGCTACCAGGTCAATATCGGTCTTGCCCTTAAAGAGGAGGTAAAAAGATGACGATTGAAATCAATCTTATCCCTCTTAAGACACGAAAACAAAAATGGGGAAAGCCCGTTTCCATACTTAGCATCATTATTTTTGTTCTGCTTGTTGCAGGCCTCACCGGACTTTATTTTCAAAAGATTCATGAACGTAACCAAGCACACGCACGACTGCAAACGATTCAAAAAATCATTCAAAAACATACGAACGATCAAGCAAATGTGACTCAGCTTCTAGCACTTCAGAGCGAAGCAACCATGGTTACGAATGGAGCTCCTCAATCAGAGGCGCTATTGATGACCTTTGTGGGTCTTCTACCTAAAAATGGGACGTTTTTGACTTTTGACTATCAAAATGGTGTTATAACTCTGACAGGACAATTTAAAGGCCTCGATGAAGTGGCGGCCTTCTACCATGCTGTTCAAACTAACTCACTAGTCAGCCAGGCGACCATTAACAATGTCAATGCCACATCGGCCACAAGCTGTACAGCGAACATGACCATCCAGATCGACGCAACAGCCTATCAAGCTTTGGGAGGGAAGAAATAATGAAGCGCCCTTTTGGCATTAGCCCTCTCCTACTCGTCATTCTTGGCTGCGTGATTGTGATCGGCGGCCTGGCATACAGTTATTTGTACCTTATCAATCCTTTGAACGAACAGATTCAGGCTGTCAATCTTCAAATCGGTCAGAAAGAAACGCAGCTTCAAACCTTACAGACCAACACAAAAGAAGCCAAGCAACTCGATAAGGATCTATTGCTCTCCCATATTCCAGCGAGTGTTGAGTTTGGTCAATTCTTAATCCGTCTAAATGACAACGCCACTGCTGCACACTGTCAGTTGACCTCAGTTACGCCAAGCAATTCGGTTTCCGGAAACAGTACGACTGCAGCAGATACGTCTTCCAGCACGGCCTCTGCAACAGGTGCGGTTACTCAACTGCCGTCTGGAATACCATCCAGTACGTATGATATCGTTGGCAGTGCGACTAGCTTTTCTGACATGCAGGCGTTTATTCACAGTCTAGAAACGATGGACCGTTATGCCTATGTCGAGGCGATTCATTTCACATCAAATGAAAAAGGAAGCATTCCTTTTACGCTCACGGTCACTACGTTTTATGATCCTAAGTTTAAGGCACTGGGAACATCGAGATATGATCTTGGCTATCTGCCTCCTGCCAATAAGAAAAGCCCTTTTTGATCCGATCATGTAACGGCAAAAGAACCTCAAGCCATGGGGTTCTTTTTTACATTAAGAAATAAAATTTTAGCCATGCAGAAAAGCGACGCAGAAAAAATTTTTAGAATCAAAGTATAAGTAAAACTAAGGCTTCCGTCATTAAGGACTTGGCGATAGGCCAAGTAAACCTAATGCCCAAATCACTTTTTTAGACTGCGCCTTTCCTGCTTATTATAATAGAAGAAGGTTAAACTACTTTTTTGAGGCGGGTGTTGGAATGAAGAAACATCAACTAGGGACATCAGATTTAGTTATCAGCGAAATTGGCTTCGGTACAATGTCCTTGCCACAGGATGAGAAAGAAGCGATTCGTCTCGTCCATGAGGCGATTGATCAAGGCATTAATTTCTTTGATACAGCCGATCTCTATGATCAAGGCCGGATTGAATCGGTCCTTGGAAAAGCCATTAAAGGAAAGCGAGACGATCTCGTCATTGCGACAAAGGTCGGAAATCACTGGGAGCAAGGAAAAGATGGCTGGTATTGGGATCCTTCTAAGGCGTACATAAAGGAAGCCGTCAAAGGCAGCTTACAGCGACTCGGGATCGACGCGATCGATCTCTATCAGCTTCATGGCGGCACACTCGATGATCCCATTGATGAAACAATTGAA
This region includes:
- a CDS encoding prepilin peptidase encodes the protein MPKNESLIQPPSHCPQCGRRLAYRDLVPVFSWLFLRGRCRTCQKKIPVFYPIMELITGLLFVLMLDRFGFSGELLVALALVSMLVIITISDIHYMMIPDKVLLVFSIVFIGLRLAHPLTPWWDSLLGAAVGLFLLLLIAIVSRGGMGGGDIKLYAVLGWVLGTKLVILSLIFASFYGTLFGCIGLLSGTLKRGKPIAFGLFIALGTLTAYLYGNSLIQAYMNWIYQ
- the pilM gene encoding pilus assembly protein PilM — protein: MAFTMFQSNAHYSLIIKDHVIRFVELRKPVPNGVRHFLEQPIPQGVIENGHIMRKKELETLLKNCIKDWHLRGKKIFITVPNSVSVVRKLDLPGHLTINEIRPYLFMEIGQSIHLPFDNPVFDTHLIENSQDITQLLLFAAPENVVRSYVDLLEDCGTKPVAAEISPLSLHRLYKKLDLSTEQNTMFLQFDEDGTNVSIFNRDLLLFIRQVANDYNEDLLLETEERFTLIFSEIDRIMNFYEFTINNGLAGVQKIVLTGDHPDIQSFFTSLERTVHIPVYPLFNEKISSLTNQLLPSGYQVNIGLALKEEVKR